A portion of the Candidatus Hydrogenedentota bacterium genome contains these proteins:
- the sat gene encoding sulfate adenylyltransferase, giving the protein MSIQPHGGTLVNRFLPADAAAHIVESAAGMASIQVDAYTAFDMDCIAKGIFSPLTGFMNEEQTRRVLDTMELAAGIPWTIPILLAVSAEQADRLETGAPVLIRDDRDEAVAVLHLAEKFSLDKGEVSEKVYRTRDTAHPGVAYTMGLGDVFLSGELDVLKDRRVEHQEHNLTPVETRAAFAERGWRRIVAFQTRNPIHRAHEYITKCALETCDGLLIHPLMGTTKSDDIPGDVRMKCYEVLMEHYYPREHVMLSIMPVNMRYAGPREAVMHAIVRKNYGCTHFIVGRDHAGVGNYYGTYDAHHIFDEIDPAALAITPMFFDHSFYSKRTGEMATSKTAPGGPEDRVTLSGTKVREMLARGEMPPAEFTRPEVASVLIEWARGANGSAT; this is encoded by the coding sequence ATGTCCATACAGCCCCACGGGGGAACGCTTGTCAACCGTTTTCTGCCCGCCGACGCGGCCGCACACATCGTTGAATCCGCCGCCGGCATGGCCAGCATTCAGGTGGACGCGTACACCGCCTTTGACATGGACTGCATTGCCAAGGGCATCTTCAGCCCCCTGACCGGGTTCATGAACGAAGAGCAGACCCGGCGGGTGCTGGACACGATGGAGCTGGCTGCGGGGATTCCGTGGACCATTCCGATCCTGCTGGCCGTGTCCGCGGAGCAGGCGGACAGGCTGGAGACCGGCGCGCCCGTACTCATCCGGGACGACCGGGACGAGGCGGTGGCGGTGCTGCACCTGGCGGAGAAGTTCTCCCTCGACAAGGGGGAGGTCTCGGAGAAGGTGTACCGCACCCGGGACACGGCGCATCCGGGCGTGGCGTACACGATGGGGCTGGGCGACGTGTTTCTGTCGGGGGAACTCGACGTGCTGAAGGACCGCCGCGTGGAGCATCAGGAGCACAACCTGACGCCCGTGGAGACCAGGGCGGCCTTCGCGGAGCGCGGGTGGCGGCGCATCGTGGCGTTCCAGACGCGCAACCCGATCCACCGGGCGCATGAGTACATCACCAAGTGCGCGCTGGAGACCTGCGACGGCCTGCTGATCCACCCGCTCATGGGCACGACAAAGAGCGACGACATCCCCGGCGACGTGCGCATGAAATGCTACGAGGTGCTCATGGAGCACTACTATCCCCGCGAGCACGTCATGCTGTCCATCATGCCGGTGAACATGCGCTATGCGGGGCCCCGCGAGGCGGTGATGCACGCCATCGTGCGCAAGAACTACGGCTGCACCCACTTCATCGTCGGCCGCGACCACGCGGGCGTCGGCAACTATTACGGCACCTATGACGCGCATCACATCTTCGACGAGATTGACCCGGCGGCGCTGGCGATCACGCCCATGTTTTTCGACCACTCCTTCTACTCGAAGCGCACGGGGGAAATGGCGACCTCCAAGACGGCCCCGGGCGGCCCGGAGGACCGCGTCACCCTGAGCGGGACCAAGGTGCGGGAGATGCTCGCGCGCGGCGAGATGCCGCCGGCCGAGTTCACACGCCCCGAGGTGGCCAGCGTGCTGATCGAGTGGGCGCGGGGGGCAAACGGGTCCGCGACCTGA
- a CDS encoding glycosyltransferase has product MLLGVCTANDATLRAGAVENPLEAEYLARTVEALAAKHADIECRVFSGVAPGGPAGDGVTPVSPRVVFPFSRSYRPGLRRAASAARVDVLVAHPSVLSAGKADHDRVAFIFDLLPWRKRTGPSGVVEYALPRHVAKVCRDAQGIVCPSREAQRICAGLLGVGLERITVAPPGVHPLFSEPMPPLVAPPYCVTALTPYTAPLLPAVLETAKKRPELFPPTLVVTGPPMPDEPKDWGMPVIRVESCPPRARAALLQHAAFFLYPALHDLSGMPVLEALRAGTPVVTSRAGALPEVSGSVPFFCDPESSASLVQTLRRLAEETPRERRERVATGRVVAQDHEWGRCAWKLLSAAKRAG; this is encoded by the coding sequence ATGCTGCTTGGTGTTTGCACGGCCAACGACGCGACCCTGCGTGCCGGCGCGGTGGAGAACCCGCTGGAGGCCGAGTACCTCGCCCGCACAGTCGAGGCGCTTGCCGCCAAACACGCGGACATTGAATGCCGGGTTTTCTCGGGGGTCGCCCCCGGAGGCCCGGCGGGGGACGGTGTGACACCGGTTTCCCCGCGTGTCGTTTTCCCTTTTTCCCGTTCCTACCGGCCCGGTCTCCGCAGGGCCGCGTCCGCCGCGCGGGTGGATGTGCTGGTCGCGCATCCCTCCGTGCTGTCCGCCGGAAAGGCCGACCACGACCGGGTGGCGTTCATCTTCGACCTCCTCCCCTGGCGAAAGCGCACGGGGCCGTCCGGCGTGGTGGAATACGCGCTGCCCCGGCATGTGGCGAAAGTCTGCCGGGACGCGCAGGGCATTGTCTGCCCCTCGCGGGAGGCGCAGCGCATCTGCGCGGGCCTGCTGGGCGTCGGGCTGGAGCGCATTACCGTGGCCCCGCCGGGGGTGCATCCCCTGTTTTCCGAGCCGATGCCGCCCCTGGTGGCCCCGCCCTACTGCGTGACCGCGCTCACCCCCTACACCGCCCCCCTGCTCCCGGCGGTCCTTGAAACGGCGAAGAAGCGCCCCGAGCTTTTTCCTCCCACCCTGGTGGTGACCGGCCCCCCGATGCCGGACGAGCCCAAGGACTGGGGCATGCCCGTGATCCGGGTGGAGTCGTGCCCGCCGCGCGCGCGCGCGGCCCTGCTGCAGCACGCCGCGTTTTTCCTCTACCCCGCGCTGCACGACCTGTCGGGCATGCCCGTGCTGGAAGCGCTGCGCGCCGGGACGCCCGTGGTCACATCACGCGCGGGGGCGCTCCCCGAGGTGTCCGGCAGCGTGCCGTTCTTCTGCGACCCGGAGAGCAGCGCGTCCCTCGTGCAGACCCTCCGGCGGCTGGCGGAGGAGACGCCGCGCGAGCGGCGGGAGCGCGTCGCCACGGGGCGGGTGGTCGCGCAGGACCACGAATGGGGGCGGTGCGCGTGGAAACTGCTGTCGGCGGCCAAGCGGGCCGGTTGA
- a CDS encoding SDR family oxidoreductase: MANAYIAGFGYVGAALGAALTVSGHTVWGLRRRAETRGDGVRILTGDLCAAGGPPLPDVPLDWVFYTASADASTPEAYRRAYVDGPRSLLRALAAAGQSPRRVLFTSSTGVYHQQDGEWVDETSPTEPQTFSGQMLLEGERVFLEGPFPATVVRLAGIYGPGRTRLLDEVRSGRAVICPHERRILNLVHRDDCAGALAFLAAQDAPTPVYCAVDDAPAPRAEVFSWLAARAGVTLSVDASPAETGAPVMHGGCRRVSNGRLRGAGYAFRFPTWRDGYGALMTGSAQ, from the coding sequence ATGGCGAATGCCTACATTGCCGGGTTTGGATATGTCGGGGCGGCGCTGGGCGCCGCCCTGACCGTTTCAGGCCACACCGTCTGGGGGCTGCGCCGCCGCGCCGAAACGCGCGGTGACGGTGTCCGCATCCTGACCGGCGACCTGTGCGCGGCGGGTGGGCCGCCCCTGCCCGATGTTCCGCTGGACTGGGTCTTCTACACGGCCTCGGCGGACGCCTCCACGCCCGAGGCCTACCGGCGGGCCTACGTGGACGGACCGCGCAGCCTCCTGCGCGCCCTCGCTGCGGCGGGACAGTCCCCCCGGCGGGTCCTCTTCACCTCCAGCACCGGGGTTTACCACCAGCAGGACGGCGAATGGGTGGACGAGACGTCGCCCACAGAACCCCAGACCTTCTCCGGACAGATGCTTCTGGAGGGGGAACGTGTCTTTCTGGAGGGCCCCTTTCCCGCCACGGTGGTCCGGCTGGCGGGCATCTACGGCCCGGGCCGCACCCGGCTTCTGGATGAGGTGCGCTCGGGTCGGGCGGTGATTTGTCCCCACGAGCGCCGCATCCTCAATCTGGTCCACCGTGACGACTGCGCGGGGGCGCTGGCCTTTCTGGCGGCGCAGGACGCGCCCACGCCCGTCTATTGCGCCGTGGACGATGCGCCCGCGCCGCGCGCCGAGGTGTTCTCCTGGCTGGCCGCGCGGGCGGGTGTGACACTTTCGGTGGACGCGTCCCCGGCCGAAACGGGGGCGCCGGTCATGCACGGGGGGTGCCGCCGCGTCTCGAACGGGCGGCTGCGGGGGGCGGGCTATGCGTTTCGCTTCCCGACATGGCGGGACGGCTACGGCGCGCTGATGACGGGAAGCGCTCAGTAG
- the serC gene encoding 3-phosphoserine/phosphohydroxythreonine transaminase — MARVFNFSAGPATLPLPVIEQAKADLPVLPGAGASIMEISHRSKTFLKILEETQADLKSLLGLSDDYHVLFTPGGATQQFTMLAMNFLAGKKADYLHVGSWASKAMKDAGRFGAVRAAWSGKADNFVRMPGDAELDLDPGAEYVHMTSNETIQGIQFAAEPDVKGKPLFCDASSDFLCRPFDPRKYALMYAGAQKNVGPSGTAVVLLRADMLERVPANLPPLLDYKVLVENDSMYNTPSTFTIYIIGLVMKWLRDEIGGLEKMGELNRMKAAMVYDAIDNSGGFYRGHAEKAHRSIMNVTFRAGTEEQEALFIDQAKKAGLDGLKGHRSVGGVRASIYNAMPVEGVRTLCDFMAEFQRVNG; from the coding sequence ATGGCACGCGTTTTTAACTTTTCCGCCGGCCCCGCCACCCTGCCCCTTCCAGTGATCGAACAGGCCAAGGCCGACCTTCCGGTTCTTCCGGGGGCGGGCGCCTCCATCATGGAGATCAGCCACCGGTCCAAGACCTTCCTCAAGATTCTGGAGGAGACCCAGGCGGACCTGAAGTCCCTGCTCGGCCTTTCCGACGATTACCATGTGCTCTTCACCCCCGGCGGCGCGACGCAGCAGTTCACCATGCTGGCGATGAATTTCCTCGCGGGGAAGAAGGCGGACTATCTGCACGTCGGCTCCTGGGCCTCCAAGGCCATGAAGGACGCCGGGCGCTTCGGCGCGGTCCGCGCCGCGTGGTCCGGCAAGGCGGACAACTTCGTGCGCATGCCCGGCGATGCCGAGCTGGACCTCGACCCCGGGGCCGAATACGTCCACATGACCTCCAACGAGACCATCCAGGGCATCCAGTTCGCCGCCGAGCCCGACGTGAAGGGCAAGCCGCTCTTCTGCGACGCCTCGTCCGACTTCCTGTGCCGCCCCTTTGACCCGCGCAAGTACGCCCTCATGTACGCCGGCGCCCAGAAGAACGTCGGGCCCTCGGGCACGGCGGTCGTGCTGCTGCGGGCGGACATGCTGGAGCGCGTTCCGGCCAACCTGCCGCCGCTCCTCGACTACAAGGTGCTGGTCGAGAACGACTCCATGTACAACACGCCGTCCACCTTCACCATCTACATCATCGGCCTGGTCATGAAGTGGCTCCGCGACGAGATCGGCGGGCTGGAGAAGATGGGCGAGCTCAACCGGATGAAGGCGGCGATGGTGTACGACGCCATTGACAACAGCGGCGGCTTCTACCGCGGCCACGCCGAAAAGGCGCACCGTTCGATCATGAACGTGACCTTCCGCGCCGGGACCGAGGAGCAGGAGGCGCTGTTCATTGACCAGGCGAAGAAGGCGGGCCTGGACGGGCTGAAGGGCCACCGTTCCGTCGGCGGCGTGCGCGCGTCCATCTACAACGCCATGCCCGTCGAGGGGGTCAGGACCCTCTGCGACTTCATGGCCGAGTTCCAGCGCGTCAACGGCTGA
- a CDS encoding ADP-ribosylglycohydrolase family protein — MGVDAARLDRARGCLLGQLAGDSLGSLVEFMRPGEIREEHPDGVWDLEDGGSWNTLAGQPTDDSEMALALARSLAERGVFNPGAVRGAYVDWLHSHPFDIGNTVSSGLRGFLNRDSQANGALMRVSPLGIFGAGRPEDDVAAWAAADAALTHPHPVCVGANVLYTLAVAHAVDAGPAPDALYARMLAWAKEWKVPAPLRDALTAAADNPPAEYLSQMGWVLIAFQNAVWQMLHAPSLEDGIVDTVMRGGDTDTNAAICGALLGAVHGLDAVPQRWVDDILDCRPEAGRPGVHRARPECYWPVDALELAEALLAR; from the coding sequence ATGGGTGTGGATGCGGCCCGGCTGGACCGGGCGCGGGGGTGTCTGCTGGGGCAGCTCGCGGGGGACTCTCTGGGATCGCTGGTGGAGTTCATGCGGCCGGGGGAAATCCGGGAGGAGCACCCGGACGGGGTGTGGGATCTGGAGGACGGCGGCTCCTGGAACACCCTGGCGGGGCAGCCGACGGACGACTCGGAAATGGCCCTGGCCCTGGCGCGGTCGCTGGCGGAGCGGGGTGTCTTCAACCCGGGCGCGGTGCGCGGGGCGTATGTGGACTGGCTGCACTCCCACCCCTTTGACATCGGGAACACGGTCTCCTCGGGGCTGCGCGGCTTTCTGAACCGGGACAGCCAGGCGAACGGGGCCCTGATGCGCGTGAGCCCGCTGGGCATCTTCGGCGCGGGCCGGCCGGAGGATGATGTGGCGGCGTGGGCCGCCGCGGACGCCGCCCTCACGCACCCCCACCCCGTCTGCGTCGGGGCCAATGTGCTGTACACCCTGGCCGTCGCGCACGCCGTGGACGCGGGGCCCGCCCCGGACGCGCTGTACGCCCGCATGCTCGCGTGGGCAAAGGAATGGAAAGTGCCGGCGCCGCTCCGCGACGCCCTCACGGCCGCCGCCGACAACCCGCCCGCCGAGTACCTTTCCCAGATGGGGTGGGTGCTCATTGCGTTTCAGAACGCCGTGTGGCAGATGCTCCACGCCCCCTCGCTGGAGGACGGAATCGTGGACACGGTCATGCGGGGCGGGGACACGGACACCAACGCGGCCATCTGCGGCGCCCTGCTGGGCGCGGTGCACGGGCTGGACGCCGTGCCCCAGCGGTGGGTGGACGACATCCTGGACTGCCGCCCCGAAGCCGGCAGGCCGGGCGTGCACCGCGCGCGGCCGGAATGCTACTGGCCCGTGGACGCCCTGGAACTGGCGGAGGCCCTCCTCGCGCGGTAG